The Anaerolineae bacterium genome has a segment encoding these proteins:
- a CDS encoding 3-oxoacyl-[acyl-carrier protein] reductase, whose amino-acid sequence MQTFENQVVLITGAGRGIGKAIARAFAQQGAIVAANDITPLNLDPTIAEIGALGGRAQAYVYDIAKRLPCISMVEQILHDWGRIDILINNAGVEPHAPLFELDEWDWQRTLDVNLSGPFYLTQAVGRAMREQGGGCIVNIASIAGRAYGLRNRAAYVASKMGLIGLTRTAALELAAYNIRVNAVCPGVIETEMTAALRQDEGMMQSWLASIPLGRLGRAEDVVGLVLFLCSPAAAYITGQAINVDGGKVMN is encoded by the coding sequence ATGCAAACCTTTGAAAATCAGGTCGTTTTAATTACCGGGGCAGGGCGGGGGATTGGCAAAGCGATTGCTCGGGCTTTTGCGCAACAAGGAGCGATTGTCGCCGCCAATGACATTACGCCACTCAACCTCGATCCGACCATTGCCGAAATAGGTGCCCTGGGTGGACGGGCACAAGCCTATGTGTACGACATCGCTAAACGATTGCCTTGTATCAGCATGGTGGAGCAAATCCTTCATGATTGGGGGCGCATTGATATCCTCATCAATAATGCCGGCGTAGAACCCCACGCACCGCTGTTTGAACTGGATGAGTGGGATTGGCAACGCACGCTGGATGTCAATCTGAGCGGGCCTTTCTATCTGACCCAGGCAGTGGGGCGGGCAATGCGAGAACAGGGAGGAGGTTGTATTGTCAATATCGCCTCGATTGCCGGGCGGGCGTATGGCTTGCGCAATCGAGCTGCTTACGTTGCCAGTAAAATGGGATTGATCGGTCTGACGCGTACGGCAGCATTGGAGCTTGCTGCCTATAATATCCGTGTGAATGCCGTTTGCCCGGGGGTTATTGAAACCGAAATGACCGCCGCCTTACGGCAAGATGAAGGAATGATGCAAAGCTGGCTGGCTTCCATCCCATTGGGACGGCTGGGCAGAGCTGAGGATGTGGTCGGATTGGTGCTCTTTTTGTGCAGCCCGGCGGCTGCCTACATCACTGGACAGGCCATCAACGTGGATGGCGGGAAGGTGATGAATTGA
- a CDS encoding MFS permease, which yields MSRLHLPPALRYPRFRYLWLALIISTAGANMQLWALFWHVRTLTPHPIALGGIGLVRILPVIFFSLIGGVAADRYNRRAIFFLAQCVLTLVATLLAWLTLQGSITLWHIYALTALQATAAAFDIPARQALVPNLVPPKDLPNAFSLSSIAFQVGAIVGPALGGWTIAAWGQAYPYLINAISYGAVLLAIWRMGEVPQQRINTQRRLFDWQAMREGWLFILSQPLIFASMLLDFFATFFSSANTLMPIVARDILQVGEIEYGWLSSAQAIGAVLAGLVVSQMGEVRRQGPLFLVSVILFGLATILFGMARVFWLAMAALILVGAADAVSTIIRNTIRQLLTPDHLRGRMVSVNQIFFLGGPQLGEVEAGVVAQFFGAPFAIISGGFGCLIAVFWVMRRWPQLWAYDRVEHAIVS from the coding sequence TTGAGCCGCCTTCATTTACCTCCCGCGCTACGCTACCCGCGTTTCCGCTATCTCTGGCTGGCCCTGATCATCTCAACGGCGGGGGCAAATATGCAACTGTGGGCGCTCTTCTGGCATGTGCGCACCCTGACCCCTCATCCCATTGCTTTAGGTGGCATTGGTTTGGTGCGCATCCTGCCGGTTATCTTTTTTTCGCTAATCGGTGGAGTGGCTGCCGATCGCTATAACCGACGCGCCATCTTCTTCCTTGCCCAATGTGTCTTAACCCTTGTCGCCACTCTGCTCGCCTGGTTGACCTTGCAGGGTTCGATCACCCTCTGGCACATTTATGCTCTTACCGCCTTACAAGCCACGGCTGCGGCCTTCGACATTCCTGCCCGTCAGGCATTGGTTCCCAACCTTGTGCCACCCAAAGATTTACCCAATGCTTTCAGTCTGAGTTCGATTGCCTTTCAGGTAGGGGCGATCGTTGGACCGGCGCTGGGCGGCTGGACGATTGCCGCTTGGGGGCAGGCTTATCCCTATCTGATCAACGCTATCTCCTACGGTGCAGTGCTGCTGGCGATCTGGCGGATGGGCGAGGTGCCTCAGCAGCGAATTAACACGCAACGCAGACTCTTCGATTGGCAGGCGATGCGGGAGGGGTGGCTGTTCATTCTCAGCCAGCCCCTGATCTTTGCCTCCATGTTGCTGGATTTCTTTGCCACCTTCTTCTCTTCGGCAAACACCCTGATGCCGATCGTTGCCCGCGATATTCTGCAGGTTGGGGAAATCGAATATGGTTGGCTTTCATCAGCGCAGGCGATTGGGGCGGTGCTGGCTGGTCTGGTAGTCTCGCAAATGGGAGAAGTGCGCCGTCAGGGACCACTATTCCTGGTCTCCGTGATCCTTTTCGGTCTGGCAACCATCTTGTTTGGCATGGCGCGGGTTTTCTGGCTGGCAATGGCTGCATTGATTCTGGTAGGGGCTGCGGATGCCGTCAGTACAATCATTCGCAACACCATCCGCCAGTTGTTAACCCCAGATCATTTGCGCGGTCGTATGGTCAGCGTAAATCAAATTTTCTTTTTGGGAGGACCTCAGCTTGGAGAAGTGGAAGCAGGCGTGGTCGCTCAATTTTTTGGTGCGCCTTTTGCCATCATCAGCGGTGGCTTTGGCTGTCTGATAGCAGTTTTCTGGGTGATGCGCCGCTGGCCGCAGTTATGGGCTTACGATCGAGTGGAGCATGCAATCGTCTCTTGA
- a CDS encoding Amino acid permease: MLFSIGLLLLFLFLSLKGAPKEREEDAHVHGAGQIGVIAALALFGVDYFTSFYYATGEMLHALHPYGLQKWGYIATAIIAFANIVFGLLYMYSLGIFNEGGGSYTASMRYLKPGVSLVVAVLLIQDYIFTIVVSTLSGADQLLSILNWYKIHWFWHFLIGAVLASITYYLTIRGRGESARVVFTLLGLFFFLTLTMLVGLIIAHSKGVPPIPYHEEIKEASFGQALYHLLTASMKGLVALTGLEAMSNGIQFVKNEDFALVRWGKRRLPRLKKLWDFYSGKSGIGRLVQTSFLFYGGLTTLMLCTFAIRFNVFDGTLGRTLVGNLAYIAFEQMPGGVILFWVYQILAVALLAAASMTAFQDLQATAWRDVAIGEIPEFVVYRNAQGTFTRSVTAGFIVAVIIQFLVRGHTSAAVPYYGIGVFVPIMAMALSIRQHVRKHYSGKMRAWGSAGAGFAAGLAFVVFVGQIVGKWQEGGWVVLISFAALILVAHALLISPIGYRSPQQIYRIVREKARVQGAMGSIVEWQSLKMQEYRYELLVAIAKVAEIFGVRRPIRFEPPPPAGDYTDAIHDEEAGIDVLQPYLPKSNVV; encoded by the coding sequence ATGTTGTTTTCAATTGGTCTCCTACTTTTGTTTCTGTTTCTATCCTTAAAAGGTGCACCGAAAGAACGCGAAGAAGACGCTCACGTTCATGGTGCCGGTCAAATTGGCGTGATTGCCGCCCTGGCTCTCTTCGGAGTGGATTATTTCACCTCCTTTTACTATGCCACCGGTGAAATGTTGCACGCCCTCCACCCCTATGGTTTACAAAAATGGGGGTATATTGCAACCGCCATCATTGCGTTTGCGAACATTGTCTTCGGCTTGCTGTACATGTATTCGCTGGGAATTTTTAACGAGGGCGGCGGCTCCTATACGGCTTCCATGCGCTACCTGAAACCAGGCGTGAGCCTTGTGGTAGCTGTGCTCTTAATTCAGGATTACATCTTTACCATTGTAGTCTCAACTTTGTCCGGCGCAGACCAACTGCTCTCGATCTTGAATTGGTATAAAATTCACTGGTTTTGGCATTTCCTGATTGGAGCAGTTCTGGCCAGCATTACGTACTATCTGACGATTCGAGGGCGTGGCGAATCGGCAAGGGTGGTTTTCACTTTACTGGGTCTCTTCTTTTTCCTGACTCTCACCATGTTAGTCGGGTTAATCATTGCCCACTCGAAAGGCGTTCCTCCCATCCCTTACCATGAAGAAATCAAAGAGGCGTCCTTCGGTCAAGCTCTCTATCATCTTCTGACGGCCTCCATGAAGGGTCTGGTCGCCTTGACAGGATTGGAAGCCATGTCGAATGGGATTCAATTTGTCAAGAATGAGGATTTTGCTCTGGTAAGATGGGGTAAAAGAAGACTGCCGCGTCTGAAAAAACTGTGGGATTTTTATAGCGGCAAATCGGGGATCGGGCGTTTGGTGCAAACATCTTTCCTGTTCTACGGTGGACTGACCACCTTGATGCTATGCACCTTTGCCATTCGTTTCAATGTTTTTGATGGGACATTGGGACGTACACTGGTAGGTAACCTGGCTTACATTGCCTTCGAACAAATGCCCGGTGGAGTCATTTTGTTCTGGGTCTACCAGATCCTGGCGGTGGCATTACTGGCTGCAGCATCCATGACGGCCTTTCAGGATTTACAAGCTACTGCCTGGCGAGATGTGGCGATTGGTGAGATACCGGAATTTGTGGTTTATCGAAACGCTCAAGGGACATTCACCCGCTCGGTGACAGCCGGTTTTATTGTGGCTGTAATCATCCAATTCCTGGTGAGAGGGCATACGTCTGCAGCCGTCCCTTACTACGGCATTGGGGTTTTCGTACCGATCATGGCAATGGCTCTTTCGATCCGCCAACATGTCCGCAAGCACTATAGCGGTAAAATGCGAGCATGGGGAAGCGCCGGGGCAGGTTTTGCGGCAGGACTGGCTTTTGTTGTCTTCGTCGGACAAATTGTCGGGAAGTGGCAGGAAGGAGGTTGGGTAGTTTTGATTTCCTTTGCCGCTCTGATTCTGGTTGCTCATGCCCTGCTGATTTCACCGATTGGCTACCGCTCACCACAACAGATTTATCGCATTGTGCGGGAAAAAGCACGTGTTCAAGGGGCAATGGGCTCCATTGTTGAGTGGCAATCGCTCAAAATGCAAGAATACCGCTATGAGCTTTTGGTAGCGATTGCCAAAGTTGCTGAGATATTTGGTGTCCGTCGCCCAATCCGCTTTGAACCGCCTCCTCCAGCAGGAGATTACACCGATGCCATTCACGACGAAGAAGCGGGCATTGATGTTCTTCAACCCTACCTCCCAAAATCTAACGTTGTTTAA
- a CDS encoding sensor histidine kinase, whose amino-acid sequence MNPDIHILVIDDEPQIRRALKTILTAHHFRVSLAASGAEGEALAASLQPDLIILDLGLPDIDGIEVCRRIREWSQVPIIVLSVRESERDKVIALDRGADDYLTKPFGIEELLARIRVALRHAAQAPSEKSTIVRSGDLVIDLLNHKVTRRNEEVKLTVTEFKLLAYLARNAGKVLSHHAILSNVWDPADVDRLEYLRVYIRQLRKKLEEDPENPKIIVNEPGIGYRFYAD is encoded by the coding sequence TTGAACCCTGATATTCATATCCTGGTTATTGACGATGAGCCCCAAATCCGGCGGGCCTTGAAGACGATTTTGACAGCCCATCATTTTCGGGTTAGTTTAGCTGCCAGCGGTGCAGAGGGAGAGGCGCTGGCAGCCAGTTTACAACCGGATTTGATCATCCTGGATCTCGGTTTACCCGATATCGACGGCATCGAGGTTTGTCGCCGAATCCGAGAGTGGAGTCAGGTGCCGATTATTGTTCTCTCGGTGCGCGAATCAGAGCGAGACAAAGTGATTGCCCTAGATCGAGGGGCAGACGATTACTTAACCAAGCCTTTTGGAATCGAAGAACTCCTGGCGCGCATTCGGGTTGCGCTTCGCCATGCAGCCCAGGCACCAAGCGAGAAATCCACAATCGTGCGGAGTGGAGACCTGGTCATAGACCTGCTCAATCACAAAGTGACCCGGCGCAACGAAGAAGTGAAATTAACGGTTACCGAATTCAAACTCCTGGCTTATCTGGCTCGCAATGCCGGGAAAGTATTGAGCCACCATGCCATTCTATCTAACGTGTGGGATCCCGCCGACGTTGACCGCCTGGAATATCTGCGGGTCTATATTCGCCAGCTAAGAAAGAAGCTCGAAGAAGACCCCGAAAACCCCAAAATTATCGTCAACGAACCCGGCATCGGCTATCGCTTTTACGCCGATTGA
- a CDS encoding Osmosensitive K+ channel histidine kinase KdpD, with amino-acid sequence MKIRRFEEPFGGYERYNLVVKRPLSSPIYDGILHLISSIGIVFLATLIFLPLRPIVGIEIIALLYLLPLGVISTLWDIRVSILSAVLSFFTLNFTFIPPYYTLYVHRPQDLVILMVFLGVSLFISQLMGRLRQSLQVARSREMEAICLFDFMVQLAALTEEQAVLDALVRQVHQAVHAEYVLARLELKTKERDEPEILSSQWSAEDEFTPPTDPPTICFPFQVTQPSVGEICIWRRKKPFLEAEKRFLQLFISQASLAMERIRLGRAELQSRVLAESNRLKTSLLSSVSHELRTPLAAIKAAISSLNQSGVELAPETRAELLKLVEEETDHLNLLVGNLLNMSRLEAGALTLERSWSNLKDIVLNAIRRTAPYSSAHQIVTSFPPNLPSLHIDFLLIEQVMLNLLHNSLKHSPEGSTIEIVVFPPDNDFIRVEVRNQSPPIPPEHLERIFDKFYRLEQPQRVQGTGLGLAICKGIIEAHGGMIWAENRSQGIAFVFTLPLRNHQNTRAVVELKEGKI; translated from the coding sequence GTGAAAATCAGGCGATTCGAAGAGCCGTTTGGGGGATATGAGAGATATAATTTGGTTGTGAAACGTCCTCTATCCTCACCCATTTATGATGGAATCCTACATCTCATCTCAAGCATCGGCATCGTTTTCCTTGCCACACTCATTTTTCTCCCTTTACGCCCGATCGTGGGAATCGAAATTATCGCCTTATTGTATCTTCTTCCCCTTGGGGTCATTTCCACTTTATGGGATATCAGAGTATCCATCCTTTCTGCTGTCCTTTCATTCTTCACTTTAAACTTTACCTTCATCCCTCCCTATTACACATTGTATGTCCATCGCCCTCAGGATCTGGTCATTTTGATGGTGTTTCTGGGGGTGTCTTTGTTTATCAGTCAACTGATGGGACGTTTACGCCAGAGCCTTCAGGTAGCTCGCTCGCGTGAAATGGAAGCTATCTGTCTTTTTGATTTCATGGTTCAACTCGCCGCTCTAACCGAGGAGCAAGCTGTTCTCGACGCCCTGGTGCGCCAGGTTCACCAGGCTGTTCATGCTGAATACGTGCTCGCCAGGCTCGAACTCAAAACAAAAGAGCGAGACGAGCCAGAGATCCTGTCCAGCCAGTGGAGTGCAGAAGACGAGTTTACCCCTCCGACAGATCCACCCACGATTTGTTTCCCTTTTCAGGTTACCCAACCCTCAGTAGGAGAGATTTGTATCTGGAGAAGGAAAAAACCATTTTTAGAGGCTGAAAAACGTTTTCTTCAACTCTTTATTTCCCAGGCCAGTCTTGCTATGGAGCGCATACGCCTCGGACGGGCAGAACTACAGAGTCGCGTTTTAGCGGAGAGCAATCGTCTTAAGACATCTCTGCTCTCATCGGTTTCGCATGAATTACGCACCCCTCTGGCTGCAATAAAAGCGGCAATCTCCAGCTTAAATCAATCAGGAGTTGAATTAGCTCCAGAAACTCGGGCAGAGTTGTTAAAATTAGTAGAAGAGGAAACAGACCATCTCAATCTCCTGGTTGGAAATTTGTTAAACATGTCTCGTCTAGAAGCTGGAGCATTAACTCTCGAAAGAAGTTGGAGCAACCTCAAAGACATTGTTCTCAATGCAATCCGCAGAACAGCACCTTATTCATCAGCCCATCAGATAGTTACTTCGTTTCCTCCAAATCTGCCCTCCCTGCATATAGATTTTCTACTCATCGAACAGGTTATGCTCAACTTGCTTCATAACAGCCTAAAGCACTCTCCCGAAGGAAGTACGATAGAAATTGTTGTCTTTCCACCAGATAATGACTTTATTCGGGTGGAGGTACGCAATCAGAGTCCGCCCATTCCTCCCGAACACCTGGAACGGATTTTCGACAAATTTTACCGTCTGGAGCAACCTCAACGTGTGCAAGGGACGGGCCTGGGGCTGGCGATTTGTAAGGGAATTATCGAAGCCCATGGAGGGATGATATGGGCAGAGAATCGCTCGCAAGGAATTGCCTTCGTATTCACCTTACCCTTACGCAATCATCAAAATACCCGTGCAGTCGTCGAATTGAAAGAGGGTAAGATTTGA
- a CDS encoding ThiJ/PfpI family protein: MPKKILQLVGDFAEDYEVMVPFQALQMVGHTVHAVCPGKKAGEKVRTAVHDFEGDQTYSEKPGHNFTLNATFDNVKPEEYDALVISGGRAPEYIRLTPRVLEITRHFFEANKPVAAICHGAQVLTAAGVVKGRKVSAYPAVGPEVTAAGGEYADIRVDEAVRDGNLVTAPAWPAHPKWLALFLEVLGTKISE; the protein is encoded by the coding sequence ATGCCCAAGAAAATTTTACAACTGGTTGGCGACTTTGCCGAGGATTACGAAGTGATGGTCCCGTTCCAGGCCCTGCAGATGGTCGGGCATACCGTCCATGCTGTCTGCCCGGGCAAGAAAGCCGGGGAGAAAGTTCGCACAGCAGTCCATGACTTTGAAGGGGATCAGACCTACAGCGAAAAACCCGGTCACAATTTCACCCTAAACGCTACCTTTGACAATGTAAAACCCGAAGAATACGATGCTCTGGTGATTTCAGGTGGTCGTGCCCCCGAATACATTCGCCTGACCCCACGCGTCTTGGAGATCACGCGCCATTTCTTTGAAGCGAATAAACCGGTGGCAGCCATCTGTCACGGCGCTCAGGTACTTACTGCGGCAGGTGTGGTCAAGGGGCGCAAAGTGTCTGCTTACCCGGCGGTTGGGCCTGAGGTCACTGCAGCCGGCGGTGAGTACGCCGACATCCGTGTCGATGAGGCGGTGCGTGATGGCAATCTGGTAACCGCCCCAGCCTGGCCAGCACATCCTAAATGGCTGGCTTTGTTCCTCGAGGTTCTTGGCACAAAGATCAGCGAATGA
- a CDS encoding putative D-lactate dehydrogenase, Fe-S protein, FAD/FMN-containing, with translation MIYLPQLDRDLRELYPKDFLMELSAELTKILPRERVLTRPIERLAYANDASYFYLVPQAVVQPNSIAEVRDLFRFSQYHRIPLTFRAAGTSLCGQAVTDGILVDLSKHWGAYQVEEQGALIRAQPGIVGTYLNNVLKPYRRKIGPDPASIDACMLGGILSNNSSGMCCGIEENSYRTLHSLTFLLPNGFSLNSGAANAHVVFENEQPHLAQGLLDLRQRLLADVALAERVRRKYQMKNTNGYALNALIDYEKPLDILTHLLIGSEGTLAFIAEAVLRTVPDYPYKYTAQLYFASIQAAAEAVFPLRKAGARAVEIMDRAALRSVEHLPGVPEVIRSLPESAAAILVEFQAADQTAMQAFQQAAAKTLAEIKLLHPAEFTTDPVQQAILWKARKGMFATVGAMRPPGTTLLLEDVVFPVERLGEAVVDLQALFRAYGYDDSIIFGHAKDGNLHYTISQRFDTLQQIERFDRFNREIVKLVCEKYDGALKGEHGTGRSMAPFLIEEWGENGRALMRDIKALFDPDHMLNPDIIVNDNPRAHVSAIKVSPLTDERIDPCIECGYCESRCPSRELTLTPRQRIVIQRTLQRLKQVAGSGNGKSPIPGFDLDAQTLIALLQEEYVYDGNDTCAVDGLCGLACPVGINTGELTKTLRSQQASPTAQRIALWVVRWFALVEALLRLGVRLGHFADRLTNKDWRRWLLLIERLSQRRLPKWNDSIPQVPKTLPVARANHRNGRSQASAESLQFVYFPSCINRNLGKPDDESLPSIAEVMLTVARRAGVDLFIPDDVRGACCGMPFSSKGYHQAYQRMLGHTLEKFWRWSEGGRYPIVIDATSCAYTLRSAGGDLKGEALERYRRLTLLDSIEFLHDIVMPRLSLHPLAESVVLHPNCSAQKLGLQDKLVAIARRCAESVTVPLDLGCCGFAGDRGFLFPELTASATRHEALEVTRQSFSGYYSSNLTCEIGLREATQQNYLGIVYLVEKASRE, from the coding sequence GTGATTTATCTGCCTCAGTTGGATCGTGACTTAAGGGAGCTTTATCCAAAGGATTTTCTCATGGAACTATCTGCTGAGTTGACCAAAATCCTGCCCCGAGAGCGGGTGTTGACGCGTCCAATCGAGCGTCTGGCTTATGCCAATGATGCCAGTTACTTTTATCTCGTACCCCAGGCAGTTGTCCAACCCAACTCCATCGCCGAAGTGCGCGATCTGTTCCGTTTCAGCCAGTACCATCGCATTCCGCTTACTTTCCGTGCAGCCGGCACCAGTCTGTGCGGTCAGGCCGTGACCGATGGCATACTGGTCGATCTTTCCAAACATTGGGGTGCATATCAGGTTGAGGAACAGGGGGCTTTGATTCGCGCTCAACCGGGTATCGTGGGCACCTACTTGAACAACGTTCTCAAGCCCTACCGACGCAAAATTGGACCCGACCCGGCCTCCATTGATGCCTGCATGTTGGGAGGCATTTTATCCAACAATTCCAGTGGCATGTGCTGTGGGATTGAGGAGAATTCCTATCGAACGCTCCACTCCCTGACCTTTTTATTGCCGAATGGTTTTAGTCTTAACAGTGGGGCAGCCAATGCTCACGTCGTCTTTGAAAACGAACAGCCCCACCTCGCCCAGGGGTTGCTGGATCTTCGCCAGCGTTTGCTGGCAGATGTGGCACTTGCCGAGCGTGTGCGCCGCAAATACCAGATGAAGAACACCAACGGCTATGCCCTCAATGCTTTGATCGATTATGAGAAACCGTTAGATATCTTAACCCACTTGCTGATTGGCTCAGAGGGGACACTGGCGTTCATCGCTGAAGCGGTTTTGCGCACCGTCCCAGATTACCCCTATAAATACACGGCTCAGCTATATTTCGCCAGCATTCAGGCTGCCGCCGAGGCGGTCTTTCCGTTGCGGAAAGCGGGTGCCAGGGCGGTGGAAATCATGGATCGCGCCGCCTTGCGCTCGGTTGAACATCTACCCGGTGTCCCAGAAGTGATCCGTAGCCTGCCCGAAAGCGCCGCAGCGATCCTGGTTGAATTTCAGGCTGCTGATCAAACTGCTATGCAGGCCTTTCAACAGGCGGCTGCGAAAACCCTGGCGGAGATAAAGTTGCTTCACCCTGCTGAATTTACCACCGACCCTGTCCAACAGGCCATCCTCTGGAAAGCTCGCAAGGGTATGTTTGCCACCGTTGGGGCAATGCGCCCGCCGGGAACAACGCTTTTATTAGAAGATGTGGTTTTCCCGGTTGAGCGGTTAGGTGAAGCGGTGGTCGATCTGCAGGCACTTTTCCGCGCCTATGGTTATGACGATTCGATTATCTTCGGTCACGCCAAAGATGGCAATTTGCACTATACCATCTCCCAACGCTTTGACACCCTTCAGCAGATCGAGCGCTTCGATCGTTTCAATCGAGAGATCGTCAAACTGGTTTGTGAAAAGTACGATGGGGCTTTAAAGGGGGAACATGGTACCGGACGCAGCATGGCGCCCTTTTTAATCGAGGAGTGGGGGGAGAATGGGCGCGCCCTGATGCGCGACATCAAAGCCCTCTTTGACCCCGATCATATGTTAAATCCTGACATTATTGTCAACGACAATCCCCGGGCTCATGTATCCGCGATTAAAGTCTCACCATTGACGGATGAACGCATTGATCCCTGCATTGAGTGTGGCTATTGTGAGTCGCGCTGCCCATCGCGGGAATTGACTCTCACACCCCGCCAACGGATTGTCATTCAACGCACCCTTCAACGCCTGAAACAGGTGGCCGGTTCGGGCAATGGAAAATCCCCCATCCCCGGCTTTGATCTGGATGCCCAGACGCTGATTGCTCTGCTGCAGGAGGAATATGTTTATGACGGCAATGATACCTGCGCAGTCGATGGCCTGTGCGGCTTAGCCTGCCCGGTGGGAATCAACACTGGCGAATTGACGAAAACCTTGCGCAGCCAGCAAGCCTCGCCCACTGCCCAGCGGATTGCCCTTTGGGTGGTACGCTGGTTTGCTCTGGTCGAAGCCTTGCTCCGCCTGGGTGTGCGCCTTGGACACTTTGCTGATCGCCTGACCAACAAAGATTGGCGGCGCTGGCTGCTCTTGATCGAGCGTCTGAGTCAGCGAAGGTTGCCCAAGTGGAACGATTCGATCCCGCAGGTGCCCAAAACCCTTCCCGTAGCAAGGGCAAATCACCGCAATGGCAGGAGCCAGGCCTCTGCTGAGTCGTTGCAATTTGTATATTTCCCTTCCTGCATCAACCGCAACCTGGGTAAGCCAGATGATGAAAGCCTGCCTTCCATTGCCGAAGTGATGTTGACCGTTGCCCGGCGCGCCGGGGTTGACCTGTTCATCCCTGACGATGTGCGCGGGGCGTGTTGTGGGATGCCGTTTAGCTCAAAGGGCTATCATCAGGCTTATCAAAGAATGTTAGGGCATACCCTTGAAAAGTTCTGGCGCTGGTCGGAGGGCGGACGATACCCCATTGTAATCGATGCCACGTCGTGCGCCTATACCCTGCGCAGCGCGGGTGGTGATCTGAAGGGGGAAGCCCTGGAGCGCTATCGGCGGCTGACTTTGCTGGATAGCATTGAATTTCTGCACGATATCGTAATGCCGCGCTTATCGCTCCATCCTTTGGCTGAGAGCGTGGTATTGCACCCCAACTGCTCGGCGCAGAAGCTGGGTTTGCAGGATAAGCTGGTTGCCATTGCCAGACGCTGCGCTGAATCGGTGACGGTGCCGTTGGATTTGGGATGTTGTGGCTTTGCCGGCGATCGGGGCTTCCTGTTCCCGGAATTAACAGCCAGTGCAACCCGTCACGAAGCCCTGGAAGTAACCCGTCAAAGCTTTAGCGGCTATTACTCCAGCAATCTGACCTGTGAGATCGGCCTGCGCGAAGCCACGCAGCAAAATTATCTGGGCATTGTGTATCTGGTGGAGAAAGCCAGTCGGGAGTAA